In the genome of Gadus morhua chromosome 12, gadMor3.0, whole genome shotgun sequence, one region contains:
- the ttr gene encoding transthyretin, with protein sequence MMRPLLWLLLASISLPCDTAPVEKHGESDTTCPLMVKILDAVKGLPAASVALKLSKKGTDGEWTHVAIGVTDETGEVHNLITDQQFPAGVYRVDFDTKAYWKSQGSTPFHEMAEVVFEAHGEGHLHYTLALLLSPYSFTTTAVVSTHQ encoded by the exons ATGATGAGGCCACTGCTCTGGCTGCTTCTAGCCTCTATTTCCCTTCCCTGTGACACGGCCCCTGTG GAGAAGCATGGAGAGTCAGATACCACTTGCCCTCTCATGGTGAAGATTCTGGATGCAGTCAAAGGCCTTCCAGCGGCCTCTGTGGCACTCAAGTTGTCAAAGAAAGGCACAGATGGCGAGTGGACACATGTTGCCATTGG AGTGACAGATGAAACCGGGGAGGTTCATAATCTCATCACGGATCAGCAGTTCCCTGCCGGTGTTTATCGTGTAGACTTTGACACCAAAGCCTACTGGAAGTCGCAGGGCTCAACGCCCTTTCATGAAATGGCAGAA GTGGTTTTTGAGGCCCATGGGGAGGGTCATCTCCACTACACTTTGGCCCTGCTACTGAGTCCATACTCCTTCACGACCACTGCCGTCGTCAGCACACATCAATGA
- the lrrc41 gene encoding uncharacterized protein lrrc41 isoform X1, which produces MHEAYAEEVLQLAAKTEPPRPLSSLKLICIRVASRHVAHIDMDALIGLPVSLIKELLPHLSIYDLISLQPALNQRGISTQSAWVLILQDIKGAHRVLDLHSEDGSKQEAMDTCFQLMFYGFKYKGVAKQIFNVNITTLFLVMAKYIKRFYLRPSQFLQTFAKEQRALLTILEGSVDIVDVKHHKDLLKTESQFALYVLHRLLDHGQAKELIIYGLDPAMLNWILQDRGSRHADQQLTSAPRSILVANPKAAADNIATCTYVDLENEEDVSPCKRPKLDDTFQERGAETLQSPVEPELLCQAFALYGSCLTGSCPRGQICSLQIRECGRSTLGVLVPFLPTWLCLRSLTIQSCWIFRVSEVKSLAKSLKQLWQTSRSSLVDLGMAVLPQSALMALLLDACPGLHSLSLEIHPLDVDPGPHGSGMTHEPTYPKELSLRKLSVKVPQVMADIHSITAVLKHSPHLTSLHISGIRLPNSSSHRDLLTSISESNHRLRTLHLEDLNLADCHQDILNLLRNCMLEELSLKDCRLLERCSDRESYLQQFIDSLKQVRSLRSLDLSQNRLAKSAPTLAELFTGSPASAVKRLDISSNFIQPAELLELGQRLQTHPPQQRLTLDLRKNPWDRDRETWHDALRTLRPLCDFQTDGWKSRNTMADHISNM; this is translated from the exons ATGCATGAAGCCTATGCCGAAGAAGTCCTGCAGTTAGCAGCGAAGACTGAGCCCCCGAGACCTCTCTCCAGTCTGAAGCTGATCTGCATCCGTGTGGCTAGTCGACATGTAGCTCACATTGACATGGACGCTCTCATAG GGCTCCCTGTGTCTCTGATAAAGGAACTTCTGCCTCATCTGAGTATATATGACCTCATAAGTCTCCAGCCAGCCCTGAATCAAAGAG GAATATCTACTCAATCAGCCTGGGTTCTGATACTACAAGACATTAAAGGTGCCCACCGT GTTCTAGACTTGCATTCAGAAGATGGAAGTAAGCAGGAAGCAATGGATACATGTTTTCAGTTAATGTTTTATGGCTTCAAATACAAAGGGGTTGCCAAACAAATTTTTAATGTCAATATCACCACCTTGTTCTTGGTCATGGCCAAGTACATCAAACGGTTCTACCTTAGACCCTCCCAATTCCTTCAAACATTTGCCAAAGAGCAGAGAGCTCTGTTGACCATTTTAGAGGGTAGTGTAGACATTGTAGATGTTAAACACCACAAAGATTTGTTGAAAACTGAATCGCAGTTTGCATTATATGTGCTACATAGGCTCCTCGACCACGGGCAGGCCAAAGAGCTTATCATATATGGCCTAGATCCAGCCATGCTTAACTGGATTCTTCAGGACAGGGGATCTCGGCATGCAGATCAGCAGCTGACCTCTGCTCCCAGGTCAATCTTAGTTGCAAACCCAAAAGCAGCAGCTGACAATATTGCAACATGCACATATGTTGATCTGGAAAACGAGGAAGACGTTTCGCCGTGCAAACGCCCAAAGTTGGATGACACATTCCAGGAACGGGGGGCGGAAACACTGCAGTCCCCTGTGGAGCCAGAGCTGCTTTGTCAAGCCTTCGCTCTCTACGGCAGCTGTCTGACCGGCTCGTGTCCCCGTGGACAGATCTGTTCATTGCAGATACGGGAGTGTGGAAGGAGCACACTCGGTGTGCTTGTTCCTTTTCTACCCACATGGCTCTGCCTCCGTTCTCTGACTATACAAAGCTGCT GGATCTTCAGGGTGTCTGAGGTGAAGTCGTTGGCCAAATCTCTCAAACAGCTGTGGCAGACATCCAGGAGCTCCCTGGTGGATCTGGGCATGGCTGTCCTGCCCCAGAGCGCCCTCATGGCGCTGCTGCTGGACGCCTGCCCTGGCCTGCATTCACTGTCCCTGGAAATCCATCCGCTGGATGTGGATCCCGGACCACATGGATCTGGGATGACCCATGAGCCCACTTACCCCAAAG AGTTGTCTCTAAGGAAACTGTCTGTGAAAGTCCCCCAAGTGATGGCAGACATACACAGCATTACAGCAGTGTTGAAGCACTCTCCCCATCTCACGTCGCTTCACATCTCCGGGATCAGGCTGCCCAATTCCTCTTCCCACCGGGATCTCCTCACTAGCATCTCAG AGTCCAACCATCGCCTGCGAACACTCCACTTGGAGGACCTTAACCTAGCTGATTGCCACCAAGACATCTTGAATCTTCTGCGAAACTGCATGTTGGAAG AGCTGTCGTTGAAGGATTGCAGGCTGCTCGAAAGGTGCAGTGACAGAGAGTCCTATTTACAACAATTTATAGATTCCCTGAAGCAAGTGCGTTCCCTTCGGTCCCTCGACCTGTCGCAGAATCGCCTCG CAAAGAGCGCCCCAACGCTTGCAGAGCTCTTCACGGGATCCCCTGCCAGTGCGGTGAAAAGGCTGGACATAAG CTCGAACTTTATACAGCCAGCTGAGCTGTTGGAGTTGGGACAGCGGCTGCAGACGCATCCCCCACAGCAGCGACTGACCCTTGACCTCAGGAAGAACCCTTGGGACCGTGACCGAGAGACCTGGCATGATGCACTGCGGACACTTCGCCCACTCTGTGACTTTCAGACTGATGGATGGAAATCCAGAAACACAATGGCTGACCACATAAGCAATATGTGA
- the lrrc41 gene encoding uncharacterized protein lrrc41 isoform X2 has product MHEAYAEEVLQLAAKTEPPRPLSSLKLICIRVASRHVAHIDMDALIGLPVSLIKELLPHLSIYDLISLQPALNQRGISTQSAWVLILQDIKGAHRVLDLHSEDGSKQEAMDTCFQLMFYGFKYKGVAKQIFNVNITTLFLVMAKYIKRFYLRPSQFLQTFAKEQRALLTILEGSVDIVDVKHHKDLLKTESQFALYVLHRLLDHGQAKELIIYGLDPAMLNWILQDRGSRHADQQLTSAPRSILVANPKAAADNIATCTYVDLENEEDVSPCKRPKLDDTFQERGAETLQSPVEPELLCQAFALYGSCLTGSCPRGQICSLQIRECGRSTLGVLVPFLPTWLCLRSLTIQSCWIFRVSEVKSLAKSLKQLWQTSRSSLVDLGMAVLPQSALMALLLDACPGLHSLSLEIHPLDVDPGPHGSGMTHEPTYPKELSLRKLSVKVPQVMADIHSITAVLKHSPHLTSLHISGIRLPNSSSHRDLLTSISESNHRLRTLHLEDLNLADCHQDILNLLRNCMLEAKSAPTLAELFTGSPASAVKRLDISSNFIQPAELLELGQRLQTHPPQQRLTLDLRKNPWDRDRETWHDALRTLRPLCDFQTDGWKSRNTMADHISNM; this is encoded by the exons ATGCATGAAGCCTATGCCGAAGAAGTCCTGCAGTTAGCAGCGAAGACTGAGCCCCCGAGACCTCTCTCCAGTCTGAAGCTGATCTGCATCCGTGTGGCTAGTCGACATGTAGCTCACATTGACATGGACGCTCTCATAG GGCTCCCTGTGTCTCTGATAAAGGAACTTCTGCCTCATCTGAGTATATATGACCTCATAAGTCTCCAGCCAGCCCTGAATCAAAGAG GAATATCTACTCAATCAGCCTGGGTTCTGATACTACAAGACATTAAAGGTGCCCACCGT GTTCTAGACTTGCATTCAGAAGATGGAAGTAAGCAGGAAGCAATGGATACATGTTTTCAGTTAATGTTTTATGGCTTCAAATACAAAGGGGTTGCCAAACAAATTTTTAATGTCAATATCACCACCTTGTTCTTGGTCATGGCCAAGTACATCAAACGGTTCTACCTTAGACCCTCCCAATTCCTTCAAACATTTGCCAAAGAGCAGAGAGCTCTGTTGACCATTTTAGAGGGTAGTGTAGACATTGTAGATGTTAAACACCACAAAGATTTGTTGAAAACTGAATCGCAGTTTGCATTATATGTGCTACATAGGCTCCTCGACCACGGGCAGGCCAAAGAGCTTATCATATATGGCCTAGATCCAGCCATGCTTAACTGGATTCTTCAGGACAGGGGATCTCGGCATGCAGATCAGCAGCTGACCTCTGCTCCCAGGTCAATCTTAGTTGCAAACCCAAAAGCAGCAGCTGACAATATTGCAACATGCACATATGTTGATCTGGAAAACGAGGAAGACGTTTCGCCGTGCAAACGCCCAAAGTTGGATGACACATTCCAGGAACGGGGGGCGGAAACACTGCAGTCCCCTGTGGAGCCAGAGCTGCTTTGTCAAGCCTTCGCTCTCTACGGCAGCTGTCTGACCGGCTCGTGTCCCCGTGGACAGATCTGTTCATTGCAGATACGGGAGTGTGGAAGGAGCACACTCGGTGTGCTTGTTCCTTTTCTACCCACATGGCTCTGCCTCCGTTCTCTGACTATACAAAGCTGCT GGATCTTCAGGGTGTCTGAGGTGAAGTCGTTGGCCAAATCTCTCAAACAGCTGTGGCAGACATCCAGGAGCTCCCTGGTGGATCTGGGCATGGCTGTCCTGCCCCAGAGCGCCCTCATGGCGCTGCTGCTGGACGCCTGCCCTGGCCTGCATTCACTGTCCCTGGAAATCCATCCGCTGGATGTGGATCCCGGACCACATGGATCTGGGATGACCCATGAGCCCACTTACCCCAAAG AGTTGTCTCTAAGGAAACTGTCTGTGAAAGTCCCCCAAGTGATGGCAGACATACACAGCATTACAGCAGTGTTGAAGCACTCTCCCCATCTCACGTCGCTTCACATCTCCGGGATCAGGCTGCCCAATTCCTCTTCCCACCGGGATCTCCTCACTAGCATCTCAG AGTCCAACCATCGCCTGCGAACACTCCACTTGGAGGACCTTAACCTAGCTGATTGCCACCAAGACATCTTGAATCTTCTGCGAAACTGCATGTTGGAAG CAAAGAGCGCCCCAACGCTTGCAGAGCTCTTCACGGGATCCCCTGCCAGTGCGGTGAAAAGGCTGGACATAAG CTCGAACTTTATACAGCCAGCTGAGCTGTTGGAGTTGGGACAGCGGCTGCAGACGCATCCCCCACAGCAGCGACTGACCCTTGACCTCAGGAAGAACCCTTGGGACCGTGACCGAGAGACCTGGCATGATGCACTGCGGACACTTCGCCCACTCTGTGACTTTCAGACTGATGGATGGAAATCCAGAAACACAATGGCTGACCACATAAGCAATATGTGA